The Rhodopseudomonas palustris genome window below encodes:
- a CDS encoding O-antigen ligase family protein, with protein sequence MTNRTSPIASAVGPGAKPAHAEALGKVQLGLTLAAFALAPLPFGSVDTIWVLAWVVVLSLTLLGRPVRSVSRAQFRILIAFLVVCAAYLVVAAIQIIPGVSFGPNSAAWQRAGELMQLPTPPRISARAEIPVVTAGHYLLLVTSVLAGFWIGTSRSNAETLFKVARYSILLYALYGLLARAFTPGLVLWQPKTAYHGDLTATFINHNTAAALLGAGVILWACSIQQQLRSFGPLSLRLLMLSPSNEAVGIQIATRAAAGLLCFLALLSTGSRAGLACAVLGLFAAILQMVAGQLRLRFVYGLLIAAVGLVVIALWLAQSQSVMTRGMFDEGRWMAYKHALRVIAESPILGIGAGAFGDVFPAFRGGDMSMWGVWDYAHSTLVEIAVEMGLPIALLVCMSAIGSLVVVARAGTRSVGQSRTFLCAISGIMVMTFLHSLIDFPLQVPGYSIPFGILVGCGLALATRERGPETGEAAGHR encoded by the coding sequence GTGACCAATAGGACCTCTCCGATTGCTTCGGCAGTGGGCCCGGGCGCAAAGCCCGCCCACGCCGAAGCTCTCGGAAAGGTTCAGCTAGGGCTCACCCTCGCGGCGTTTGCACTGGCGCCACTGCCATTCGGCTCCGTCGATACGATCTGGGTACTGGCCTGGGTGGTTGTGCTGTCGCTCACCCTGCTCGGGCGGCCAGTGCGATCTGTTTCCCGCGCCCAATTCCGTATTTTGATTGCATTTTTGGTCGTCTGCGCCGCGTATCTGGTTGTGGCGGCGATCCAGATCATTCCCGGCGTATCGTTTGGACCGAACTCGGCCGCGTGGCAGAGGGCAGGGGAGCTCATGCAGCTCCCGACTCCTCCGAGAATATCGGCTCGCGCGGAGATCCCTGTCGTAACCGCCGGGCATTACCTGCTTCTGGTCACTTCCGTCCTTGCAGGCTTCTGGATCGGAACCTCGCGAAGCAACGCCGAGACGCTGTTCAAGGTCGCCCGCTATTCGATCCTGCTCTACGCGCTATATGGCTTGCTGGCGCGGGCGTTCACCCCGGGATTGGTGCTTTGGCAGCCGAAGACCGCCTACCACGGGGATTTGACGGCTACTTTCATCAATCACAATACCGCGGCCGCCTTGCTCGGCGCCGGGGTGATCTTGTGGGCCTGCTCGATCCAGCAGCAGCTCAGGTCCTTCGGCCCGCTTTCGCTTCGGCTGTTGATGTTGAGCCCGTCGAATGAAGCCGTCGGGATCCAGATTGCCACCCGGGCTGCAGCAGGCCTGCTGTGTTTCCTCGCGCTGCTCTCAACGGGCTCGCGCGCAGGCCTTGCCTGTGCCGTTCTGGGGCTTTTCGCGGCGATCCTCCAGATGGTCGCCGGGCAGCTCCGGCTTCGCTTCGTCTACGGCCTATTGATCGCGGCTGTGGGCCTAGTCGTGATCGCGCTGTGGCTGGCGCAAAGTCAGAGCGTCATGACCCGCGGCATGTTCGATGAAGGCCGGTGGATGGCCTACAAGCATGCTCTCCGCGTGATTGCCGAAAGCCCGATCTTGGGCATTGGCGCCGGAGCCTTTGGCGATGTGTTTCCTGCCTTTCGAGGCGGCGATATGTCGATGTGGGGCGTCTGGGACTACGCCCATTCGACACTCGTTGAAATCGCCGTCGAAATGGGCCTCCCAATCGCCCTGCTGGTCTGTATGTCGGCGATCGGCTCGCTGGTCGTTGTGGCGCGGGCCGGGACGCGTTCAGTCGGTCAAAGTCGGACCTTTCTGTGTGCCATCAGCGGCATCATGGTCATGACCTTCCTGCATTCGCTGATCGACTTTCCGCTGCAGGTTCCCGGCTACTCGATCCCCTTCGGCATCCTGGTCGGCTGTGGCCTCGCTTTGGCGACGCGGGAGCGAGGACCGGAG
- a CDS encoding polysaccharide biosynthesis/export family protein: MPYALVDVSADTIGFLSQPNVVSFKGSFKDRRPKPQQVVGVGDVLNISIFEAAPGGLFTPGQSAGARPGNFVDLPPQAVDQRGNISVPYAGEVPAAGRTLPEVQQAVVARLRNRAIEPQVVVSLNQQHSSVVSVLGDVNAPGVFALNSVGEKLLAVVARAGGPKYEAIESYVTLQRDGKKVKVLLSRIVHDPSENIFIRPNDVIFITREAPTFTALGALNQNVFGYNSELTFDVETLTLAQAIGKAGGLNDQQSDPAEVFVFRYEDRPLLEKLGVDTNRFVYDRIPTIYHVNLRDPSGMLLASGFQIRSKDVMYVANARVVDYYKLLTLINNTANTTSNVSNAAINVNAATKTRW, encoded by the coding sequence TTGCCTTACGCGCTGGTGGACGTCTCGGCCGATACGATCGGCTTCCTGTCCCAGCCCAACGTCGTCTCGTTCAAAGGCTCGTTCAAAGACAGGCGTCCGAAGCCTCAGCAGGTGGTCGGCGTCGGCGACGTGCTGAACATCTCGATCTTCGAAGCCGCGCCAGGCGGTCTGTTCACCCCCGGTCAATCTGCCGGTGCTCGCCCCGGTAACTTCGTCGATCTGCCGCCGCAGGCCGTGGACCAGCGCGGCAATATTTCTGTTCCTTACGCGGGCGAAGTGCCGGCGGCCGGGCGGACGCTGCCGGAAGTTCAGCAGGCGGTCGTCGCGCGGCTGCGGAATCGCGCGATTGAGCCCCAGGTCGTGGTGAGCCTCAATCAGCAGCATTCGAGCGTCGTGAGTGTTCTCGGCGACGTCAATGCGCCGGGCGTGTTCGCGCTCAACAGCGTCGGCGAGAAGCTCCTCGCTGTGGTGGCGCGCGCGGGTGGACCGAAATACGAAGCGATCGAAAGCTATGTGACGCTTCAGCGCGACGGCAAGAAGGTCAAAGTCCTCCTGAGCCGGATCGTCCATGATCCGTCCGAGAACATCTTCATCCGTCCCAACGACGTGATCTTCATCACGCGGGAAGCTCCGACCTTCACGGCTCTTGGTGCTCTCAATCAGAACGTGTTCGGCTACAATTCCGAGCTGACCTTCGACGTCGAAACGCTGACGCTGGCCCAAGCGATCGGCAAGGCCGGCGGCCTGAACGATCAGCAGTCGGATCCGGCCGAAGTCTTTGTCTTCCGCTACGAAGATCGGCCGCTGCTCGAGAAGCTCGGCGTCGACACCAACCGCTTCGTCTACGACCGCATTCCGACCATCTATCACGTCAACCTGCGTGATCCGTCCGGTATGCTGCTGGCCTCTGGCTTCCAGATCCGAAGCAAGGATGTCATGTATGTGGCGAATGCGCGGGTGGTCGACTACTACAAGCTCCTGACGCTGATCAACAACACGGCCAACACCACGTCGAACGTGTCGAACGCGGCAATCAATGTGAACGCTGCGACGAAGACTCGTTGGTGA
- the rlmB gene encoding 23S rRNA (guanosine(2251)-2'-O)-methyltransferase RlmB → MSDRLPNPRFSRRDGPPRGKPRPAGFRREARERDGDGPVILYGWHTVTAALANPRRKIRKLWLTENAARKLAEEHIDTRIAPEIVRPSEIDRQLGPDAVHQGMLAEADPLQVPRIDTLPQHGIVLVLDQITDPHNVGAILRSAAAFAVQAIVTTARHSPEATGVLAKSASGALELVPLVLVQNLARALTELNDRGFLTVGLDSEGDDDLAAVELRQPLALVLGAEGKGLRQLTRQTCNTVARLDMPGEIKSLNVSNAAALALYIGASRLGLMGRR, encoded by the coding sequence ATGAGCGACAGACTGCCGAATCCCCGCTTTTCCCGCCGCGATGGCCCGCCCCGCGGCAAACCCCGCCCTGCCGGGTTCCGCCGCGAAGCCCGCGAACGCGATGGCGACGGACCCGTGATCCTGTACGGCTGGCACACTGTTACGGCCGCACTGGCCAATCCGCGGCGTAAGATTCGCAAGCTGTGGCTGACCGAGAACGCCGCCCGCAAGCTGGCCGAGGAGCACATCGACACCCGAATCGCGCCGGAGATCGTCCGGCCGTCGGAGATCGACCGCCAGCTCGGGCCGGACGCGGTGCATCAAGGCATGCTGGCCGAGGCCGATCCGCTGCAGGTGCCGCGAATCGACACCCTGCCCCAGCACGGCATCGTGCTGGTGCTCGACCAGATCACCGATCCGCACAATGTCGGCGCGATCCTGCGCTCGGCGGCCGCGTTCGCCGTGCAGGCGATCGTCACCACCGCCCGGCACAGCCCGGAAGCCACCGGCGTGCTCGCCAAATCCGCCTCCGGCGCGCTGGAGCTGGTGCCGCTGGTGCTGGTGCAGAATCTCGCCCGGGCTCTGACCGAGCTGAACGACCGCGGCTTCCTCACGGTGGGTCTCGACAGCGAGGGCGACGACGATCTCGCCGCGGTCGAGCTGCGCCAGCCGCTGGCGCTGGTGCTCGGCGCCGAGGGCAAGGGCCTGCGGCAGCTGACGCGGCAGACCTGCAACACCGTCGCCCGGCTCGACATGCCCGGCGAGATCAAGAGCCTCAACGTCTCCAACGCGGCCGCACTGGCGCTGTACATCGGGGCCAGCCGGCTCGGCCTGATGGGCCGCCGCTAA
- a CDS encoding BLUF domain-containing protein produces the protein MQDELFRVLYVSRNRIEGPLDRLSSEIAGILATSRINNARAGITGALIVNSGFFAQVLEGPRSAVEKVFETIQQDHRHSDVQVLLASPITVRAFPNWAMAFVGQSPLHQHALAWLQTETGFHTGHLIGERLYTVVMEMAYSQEAGDVA, from the coding sequence ATGCAGGATGAGCTGTTTCGCGTTCTCTATGTCAGCCGAAACCGGATCGAAGGACCGCTCGATCGGCTGTCGTCGGAAATCGCCGGCATCCTGGCTACCTCCCGCATCAACAACGCCCGTGCCGGCATCACCGGGGCGCTGATCGTCAACAGCGGGTTCTTTGCCCAAGTTCTCGAAGGGCCGCGCAGCGCGGTCGAGAAAGTGTTTGAGACCATCCAACAGGACCACCGGCACAGCGACGTCCAGGTGCTGCTCGCCAGCCCGATCACTGTTCGCGCATTCCCGAACTGGGCGATGGCGTTCGTCGGGCAGTCGCCGCTCCACCAGCACGCGCTGGCCTGGCTGCAGACCGAAACCGGCTTCCACACCGGCCATCTGATCGGCGAGCGGCTCTACACCGTCGTGATGGAGATGGCCTATTCCCAAGAGGCGGGGGACGTCGCGTAG
- a CDS encoding GNAT family N-acetyltransferase, with protein sequence MSTTRIIVLAPGMNELAVCARWRAETFSVLNASAADELASLEAFVADPSDQVALMAMHDDEPAGTALLVRSEIAPVHDVTPWLAGLYVAPAHRRFGVGAALVGAIEDQARQRGHRRLFLYTTDAADYYQRLGWSIVDRTRWNGADTVLMAIDL encoded by the coding sequence ATGTCCACCACCCGCATTATCGTCCTGGCACCCGGTATGAATGAGCTCGCGGTGTGCGCGCGGTGGCGCGCCGAGACGTTCTCGGTGCTCAACGCCAGCGCAGCAGACGAACTGGCTTCGCTTGAGGCGTTCGTGGCAGATCCATCCGATCAGGTCGCACTGATGGCGATGCATGATGACGAGCCGGCCGGGACCGCGCTGCTGGTTCGGTCCGAGATCGCCCCGGTGCACGATGTCACGCCGTGGCTTGCAGGGCTTTACGTCGCGCCGGCCCATCGTCGCTTTGGCGTCGGCGCGGCATTGGTCGGCGCGATCGAGGACCAGGCGCGGCAGCGCGGCCACCGCCGGCTATTTCTCTACACAACGGATGCGGCGGATTACTATCAGCGGCTCGGATGGAGCATCGTCGATCGCACACGCTGGAACGGCGCCGACACGGTGCTGATGGCGATCGATCTCTAA
- a CDS encoding methyl-accepting chemotaxis protein — MKLSDIKLLYKILACFLLLGLVTAFGLWHSSSKTTEAVGIYSEMIDKDVAGMKANLRVNSRVYNFGRLIWRLTAETDPVMMNEVVQEVRANYKDFQDQIAIGRKALPQFAADFDKAAAMFDEIMTKSYPKLEKEALANNNEEASRLNRAMIPQTDALRDHVRTITTRLDDSLAKRSHEAAADVKNAVTSTVVIVGGAFLAVLAAAFALVQFGVARPIARLVGDLQAMARGQDVDVSGTERGDEIGQIANAVNDIHLMLAEKARREADDKLAADREAEAERKTVMMNLANSFEAAVGEIVETVSSASTELEASARTLAGTSERSQERTTRVAVASEQASTNVQSVASATEEMSSSISEISRQVQDSARIATEAVEQARTTNSSVGELSAAAARIGDVVELINTIAGQTNLLALNATIEAARAGEAGRGFAVVASEVKALAEQTAKATGEISAQIGGIQSATDQSVRAIREIGETIAKMSEISSTIAAAVEQQGAATQEISRNVQQAAQGTQQVSSNIVEVQHGVTETGSASSQVLSAAQGLSRDSERLRSEVAKFLSTVRAA; from the coding sequence ATGAAACTCTCGGACATCAAACTGCTCTACAAGATCCTCGCCTGCTTCCTGCTGCTCGGTTTGGTGACGGCGTTCGGTTTGTGGCACTCGTCGTCGAAGACCACCGAGGCGGTCGGCATCTACTCGGAGATGATCGACAAGGACGTCGCCGGGATGAAGGCGAATCTTCGCGTCAACTCCCGCGTTTACAATTTCGGCCGGCTGATCTGGCGGCTCACCGCCGAGACCGACCCGGTGATGATGAATGAGGTCGTTCAGGAGGTCCGCGCCAACTACAAGGATTTCCAGGATCAGATTGCGATCGGCCGCAAAGCGCTGCCGCAATTCGCCGCCGATTTCGACAAGGCGGCGGCGATGTTCGACGAGATCATGACCAAGAGCTATCCGAAGCTCGAGAAGGAAGCGCTCGCCAACAACAACGAGGAAGCCTCGCGCCTCAACCGCGCGATGATCCCGCAGACCGACGCGCTGCGCGACCACGTCCGCACCATCACCACACGCCTCGACGACTCGCTGGCAAAGCGCTCGCATGAAGCAGCGGCCGATGTAAAGAACGCCGTGACATCGACGGTGGTGATCGTCGGCGGCGCATTCCTGGCGGTGCTGGCGGCGGCGTTCGCGCTGGTGCAGTTCGGTGTCGCCCGCCCGATCGCCCGGCTGGTCGGCGATCTGCAGGCGATGGCGCGCGGCCAGGATGTCGATGTCAGCGGCACCGAACGCGGCGACGAAATCGGCCAGATCGCCAATGCCGTCAACGACATTCATTTGATGCTCGCCGAGAAGGCGCGGCGCGAGGCGGACGACAAGCTCGCCGCCGACCGCGAGGCTGAAGCCGAGCGCAAGACGGTGATGATGAATCTGGCGAACTCGTTCGAAGCCGCGGTCGGCGAGATCGTCGAGACGGTGTCGTCGGCGTCGACCGAACTGGAAGCCTCGGCGCGCACGCTCGCGGGCACCTCCGAACGTTCGCAGGAACGCACCACCCGCGTTGCGGTGGCTTCCGAACAGGCATCCACCAACGTGCAGTCGGTGGCCTCGGCGACCGAGGAGATGAGCTCATCGATTTCCGAGATCAGCCGCCAGGTGCAGGACTCGGCGCGGATCGCCACCGAGGCGGTCGAGCAGGCCCGCACCACCAATTCCAGCGTCGGCGAATTGTCGGCGGCCGCGGCTCGGATCGGCGACGTCGTCGAACTGATCAACACCATCGCCGGCCAGACCAACCTGCTCGCGCTGAACGCCACGATCGAAGCGGCTCGCGCCGGCGAGGCCGGTCGCGGCTTCGCGGTCGTCGCGAGCGAAGTGAAGGCACTGGCCGAGCAGACTGCCAAGGCGACCGGTGAAATCAGCGCCCAGATCGGGGGCATTCAGAGCGCGACCGATCAGTCGGTGCGGGCGATCCGCGAGATCGGCGAGACCATCGCCAAGATGTCCGAGATCTCCTCGACGATTGCGGCAGCAGTCGAACAGCAAGGCGCTGCTACGCAGGAAATCTCCCGCAACGTGCAGCAGGCTGCGCAAGGTACCCAGCAGGTGTCGTCGAACATCGTCGAGGTGCAGCACGGCGTCACCGAGACCGGCTCGGCATCGAGCCAAGTGCTGTCGGCCGCCCAAGGGCTCTCGCGCGACAGCGAGCGGCTGCGCAGCGAGGTCGCGAAGTTTCTCAGCACGGTACGCGCGGCCTGA
- a CDS encoding outer membrane protein, translating to MKNTLLGAAAVIALSAPAFAADLPPRPYTKAAPAYTAPEVVYNWTGFYVGGHVGGAWAGDNNITGNSGRFFGGVQGGADYQFATNWVIGIEAQYSWMSSNNTGVIFPGGSTATEDTRGLGSVTGRLGYAWGPTLVYAKGGYAWRDSDLSVAALGGVPSGYTTSGSRNDGYTVGAGLEYMFAPSWSAKVEYQYYKFGDTTFTGGPADVVGTSFRNDEHTVKAGINYRFGWGGPAVAKY from the coding sequence ATGAAGAACACTCTGCTCGGCGCAGCGGCGGTGATCGCGCTCTCCGCTCCCGCCTTTGCCGCCGACCTGCCGCCGCGGCCCTATACCAAGGCCGCGCCCGCCTATACGGCGCCCGAGGTGGTTTACAACTGGACCGGCTTCTATGTCGGCGGCCACGTCGGCGGCGCCTGGGCCGGCGATAACAACATCACCGGCAACTCCGGCCGCTTCTTCGGCGGTGTCCAGGGCGGCGCGGACTATCAGTTCGCCACCAACTGGGTGATCGGTATCGAAGCCCAGTATAGCTGGATGTCGTCGAACAACACCGGCGTGATCTTCCCGGGTGGCAGCACCGCGACCGAAGACACCCGCGGCCTCGGCTCGGTCACTGGCCGACTGGGTTACGCCTGGGGCCCGACGCTGGTTTACGCCAAGGGCGGTTACGCCTGGCGCGACAGCGATCTCAGCGTCGCCGCGCTCGGCGGCGTGCCGTCCGGCTACACCACCAGCGGCAGCCGCAACGACGGCTACACCGTCGGCGCCGGCCTCGAATACATGTTCGCGCCGAGCTGGTCGGCCAAGGTCGAGTACCAGTACTACAAGTTCGGCGATACCACCTTCACCGGCGGTCCGGCCGACGTGGTCGGCACCTCGTTCCGCAACGACGAGCACACCGTCAAGGCCGGTATCAATTACCGCTTCGGCTGGGGCGGTCCGGCGGTTGCCAAATACTGA
- a CDS encoding His-rich protein BRANT codes for MIKTLSAALVAVSMLAAPALAASADKTPAAPATTQTAPAGKTAQAAPVQKQAGKHHAQRHVGKHHASKHHAKHQAMKQPVAKQHLSKASIRHIAPKRG; via the coding sequence ATGATCAAGACCCTGTCCGCCGCGCTCGTTGCCGTTTCGATGCTGGCCGCCCCGGCGCTCGCCGCCTCCGCCGACAAGACCCCGGCCGCGCCGGCCACCACCCAGACCGCGCCGGCCGGCAAGACCGCGCAGGCCGCTCCGGTGCAGAAGCAGGCCGGCAAGCATCACGCCCAGCGCCATGTCGGCAAGCACCACGCCTCCAAGCATCATGCCAAGCACCAGGCGATGAAGCAGCCGGTCGCCAAGCAGCATCTGTCCAAGGCGTCGATCCGCCACATCGCGCCGAAGCGCGGCTGA
- a CDS encoding NAD kinase has translation MSTSARQDRTASSRPVSPRIATDRIAFVASTSAEAQAALAQLVQLYGNAEPHEADVVVARDGDGLMLQTLHQQMRSGKPIYGMHRGTVGFLMNEYSTVDLRARLAAARETVIHPLLMRATDIYGEVHIHHAINEVSLFRQSHQAARLRISIDERERMSELVADGIMVATPAGSTAYNLSAQGPILPMNAQLLALTPISPFRPRRWRGALLPDTAYVVIDVLEVDKRPVAAVADHDEARDVRRVEVISDKTIAMRMLFDPGHSLEERILSEQFGY, from the coding sequence ATGAGCACGTCCGCGCGGCAAGACCGCACCGCTTCTTCCCGTCCCGTTTCGCCGCGCATCGCGACCGACCGTATCGCCTTCGTCGCCTCGACCAGCGCCGAGGCGCAGGCCGCGCTGGCGCAGCTGGTGCAGCTCTATGGCAACGCCGAGCCCCACGAGGCCGACGTCGTGGTCGCGCGCGACGGCGACGGCTTGATGCTGCAGACGCTGCATCAGCAGATGCGCAGCGGCAAGCCGATCTACGGCATGCATCGCGGCACTGTCGGCTTTCTGATGAACGAGTATTCGACGGTGGACTTGCGCGCCCGTCTTGCCGCCGCGCGCGAGACCGTGATCCATCCGCTCTTGATGCGCGCCACCGACATCTACGGCGAGGTGCACATCCATCACGCCATCAACGAAGTGTCGCTGTTTCGCCAGAGCCACCAGGCGGCGCGGCTACGGATCAGCATCGACGAGCGCGAGCGGATGAGCGAACTGGTCGCCGACGGCATCATGGTCGCGACCCCCGCGGGCTCCACCGCCTACAATCTGTCGGCGCAGGGCCCGATCCTGCCGATGAACGCCCAGCTCTTGGCGCTGACCCCGATCTCGCCATTCCGCCCGCGGCGCTGGCGCGGCGCGCTCTTGCCGGACACCGCCTACGTGGTGATCGACGTGCTCGAAGTCGACAAGCGCCCGGTCGCCGCCGTCGCCGACCACGACGAAGCCCGCGACGTCCGCCGCGTCGAAGTGATCTCCGACAAGACTATCGCAATGCGGATGCTGTTCGATCCGGGGCATAGCCTGGAAGAACGGATCTTGAGCGAGCAGTTTGGGTATTAG
- a CDS encoding SDR family oxidoreductase — protein sequence MAVDKVALITAGGSGMGAAAARRLAADGFRVAVLSSSGKGEALARELGGFGVTGSNQSNDDLKRLVDQAMAQWGRIDVLVNSAGHGPRAPILEISDEQWHQGLDVYFLNVVRATRLVAPIMQQQKAGAIINISTAWAFEPSAMFPTSAVARAGLAAYTKIFADQYAADNVRMNNVLPGWIDSLPATEQRRDTVPMKRYGTSAEIAATIAFLASDGAAYITGQNIRVDGGLTRAV from the coding sequence ATGGCAGTCGACAAAGTAGCCCTGATCACCGCGGGCGGTAGCGGCATGGGAGCTGCGGCGGCGCGCCGGCTGGCCGCGGATGGCTTCCGCGTCGCGGTGCTGTCGTCGTCCGGGAAGGGTGAAGCGCTGGCGCGCGAGCTCGGCGGCTTCGGCGTCACCGGGTCGAACCAGTCGAACGACGATCTGAAGCGCCTGGTCGACCAGGCGATGGCGCAGTGGGGCCGCATCGACGTGCTGGTCAACAGCGCCGGCCACGGCCCGCGCGCGCCGATCCTCGAGATCTCCGACGAGCAGTGGCATCAGGGACTCGACGTCTATTTCCTCAACGTCGTCCGCGCGACGCGGCTGGTGGCGCCGATCATGCAGCAGCAGAAGGCCGGCGCCATCATCAACATCTCGACCGCCTGGGCGTTCGAGCCGAGCGCGATGTTTCCGACCTCGGCGGTGGCGCGGGCCGGGCTCGCCGCCTACACCAAGATCTTCGCCGACCAATACGCCGCCGACAACGTCCGGATGAACAACGTGCTTCCGGGCTGGATCGACAGCCTGCCGGCCACCGAGCAGCGCCGCGACACCGTGCCGATGAAGCGCTACGGCACCAGCGCCGAAATCGCCGCCACCATCGCTTTCTTGGCTTCCGACGGTGCCGCTTACATCACGGGGCAGAACATCCGGGTGGATGGGGGCCTTACGCGGGCGGTGTGA
- a CDS encoding response regulator has protein sequence MYRIDFNKLRFLICDDNPHMRRILRTLLHSFGTREVYEAEDGATALEMYSHYSPDILITDWEMPIFDGLELAQMIRQPEAKGNPYAPIIMLTAHSEKRRVTLARDAGVTEFLAKPISSKGLYQRILNVVASPRPFIRTRNYFGPDRRRNTTAGYIGPERRHGGEADIIQQPSLLDKARVNT, from the coding sequence ATGTATCGGATCGACTTCAACAAGCTGCGCTTCCTGATTTGCGACGACAATCCGCACATGCGGCGCATCCTGCGCACGCTGCTGCACTCGTTCGGCACCCGCGAAGTCTATGAGGCCGAAGACGGCGCCACCGCGCTGGAAATGTACAGCCACTATTCGCCCGACATCCTGATCACCGATTGGGAGATGCCGATCTTCGACGGGCTGGAGCTGGCGCAGATGATCCGGCAGCCGGAAGCCAAGGGCAATCCATACGCGCCGATCATCATGCTGACCGCACATTCGGAAAAGCGCCGCGTCACGCTGGCGCGCGATGCCGGCGTCACCGAATTCCTCGCCAAGCCGATCTCGTCGAAAGGGCTGTATCAGCGCATCCTCAACGTGGTGGCGAGCCCGCGCCCGTTCATCCGCACCCGCAATTACTTCGGCCCCGACCGCCGCCGCAATACCACCGCCGGCTATATCGGGCCGGAGCGACGCCACGGCGGCGAAGCGGACATTATCCAGCAGCCCTCGCTGCTCGATAAGGCCCGGGTCAACACCTAG
- a CDS encoding Hpt domain-containing protein gives MSKPRPGDIQVATFPTHQVITQANPLRRAMRRLAEDAPAETTDDPVARAEAALASLSGEFGDWMAEECQRLAAAHADLVRDGVTKDSRAALFRAAHDIKGDAATFGFPAAAATAASLCRIIEHAPDLAKVPAELIANHVAAIQAIVREGAGGQKSEVQRALNRKLRGVADDYLAAVNRDRPEHLEAILAPSIAPDE, from the coding sequence ATGAGCAAGCCACGCCCCGGCGACATTCAGGTCGCGACCTTCCCGACCCATCAGGTGATCACCCAGGCCAACCCGCTGCGCCGCGCGATGCGCCGGCTGGCCGAGGATGCCCCGGCCGAGACCACGGACGATCCGGTGGCGCGCGCCGAAGCCGCGCTGGCCTCGCTGTCCGGCGAGTTCGGCGACTGGATGGCCGAGGAATGCCAGCGGCTCGCCGCCGCCCATGCTGATCTGGTGCGCGACGGCGTCACCAAGGACAGCCGCGCCGCGCTGTTTCGCGCCGCCCACGACATCAAGGGCGACGCCGCCACCTTCGGCTTTCCGGCCGCGGCCGCGACAGCGGCCAGCCTGTGCCGGATCATCGAGCACGCGCCCGATCTCGCCAAAGTCCCGGCCGAACTGATCGCCAACCACGTCGCCGCGATCCAGGCGATCGTGCGCGAAGGCGCCGGCGGCCAGAAATCCGAAGTGCAGCGGGCGCTGAACCGCAAGCTGCGCGGCGTCGCCGACGACTACCTCGCCGCCGTCAACCGCGATCGCCCCGAACACCTCGAAGCCATCCTCGCCCCGAGCATCGCGCCGGACGAGTAG